A single region of the Ziziphus jujuba cultivar Dongzao chromosome 10, ASM3175591v1 genome encodes:
- the LOC107411044 gene encoding uncharacterized protein C24B11.05 — protein sequence MEYENQYKRVLTPKYDCLLFDVDDTLYPFSCGFSKNCTKNIEEYMAQKLGIEETEVSKMNHELYKNYGTSMAGLKAFGYDFDNDDYHSYVHGRLPYEVLKPDHVLRSLLLSLPIRKVIFSNADRIHVNKVLSKLGLNDCFDEIICFETLNPTSDEDQSIVDNSFVDKSCLYNEDSELPATPIVCKPFENAFAQAFKIAKINPQRTLFFDDSIRNIQSGKRIGLHTVLVGSSQRREGVDYAIESIHNIREAVPELWEVDDYKKEEIQRFSSKMGIETSVTA from the exons ATGGAGTACGAAAATCAGTACAAGCGGGTTCTAACGCCAAAATACGATTGTCTTCTTTTTG ATGTAGATGATACCCTTTATCCCTTTAGTTGTGGTTTCTCCAAAAACTGCACCAAGAATATAGAAG AATATATGGCTCAAAAGCTAGGCATAGAGGAAACAGAGGTCTCCAAGATGAATCATGAATTATACAAGAACTATGGCACATCAATGGCAGGACTCAAG GCCTTTGGTTATGATTTTGACAATGATGACTATCATAG TTATGTTCATGGAAGATTACCCTACGAGGTTCTCAAACCTGATCATGTCCTTAGAAGTCTTTTGCTTAGCTTGCCAATTCGGAAAGTG ATATTCTCGAACGCGGATAGAATCCATGTCAACAAAGTCCTGAGCAAACTCGGATTGAATGACTGCTTTGATGAAATCATATGTTTCGAGACTCTGAATCCCACAAGCGACGAAGATCAATCAATAGTTGATAATAGCTTTGTTGACAAGTCATGTCTATACAACGAAGATTCGGAACTTCCAGCTACTCCAATTGTTTGCAAGCCTTTTGAAAATGCATTTGCACAAGCATTCAAGATAGCCAAAATTAATCCTCAAAGAACA CTCTTCTTTGATGATAGCATCCGAAACATTCAGAGTGGAAAGCGAATTGGCCTTCACACTGTGTTG GTAGGGAGTTCTCAGAGAAGAGAAGGAGTGGATTATGCAATAGAGAGCATCCACAACATAAGAGAAGCTGTACCAGAGCTATGGGAAGTTGATGATTATAAAAAGGAAGAGATTCAAAGGTTTTCTTCTAAGATGGGAATTGAGACTTCAGTCACTGCCTAA